A part of Thermococcus sp. JdF3 genomic DNA contains:
- a CDS encoding beta-CASP ribonuclease aCPSF1, which produces MIRRETFVDDILRDIKAVISQMVPPEARITDVEFEGPELVIYVRNPEAIMRDGELIKNLAKVLKKRISVRPDPDVLLPPEKAEDMIKTLVPAEAEITNISFDPSVGEVIIEAKKPGLVIGKNGETLRLITQKVHWAPRVVRTPPLQSQTIYSIRQILQAEAKDRRKFLRQAGRNIYRKPEVKSDWIRITGLGGFREVGRSALLVQTNESYVLVDFGVNIAALRDPKKAFPHFEAPEFRYVLDAGLLDAIIITHAHLDHSGMLPYLFRYKLFDGPIYTTPPTRDLMVLLQQDFIEIQKMNGVEPLYRPRDIKEVIKHTITLDYGEVRDIAPDMRLTLHNAGHILGSSIVHLHIGNGLHNIAITGDFKFIPTRLFEPAVSRFPRLETLVMESTYGGSNDYQMPREEAEKRLIEVIHQTIRRGGKVLIPAMAVGRAQEIMMVLEEYARIGGLEVPIYLDGMIWEATAIHTAYPEYLSRHLREQIFHEGYNPFLNPIFKSVANSRERQDIIDSGEPAIIIATSGMLVGGPSVEYFKQLASDPKNSMVFVSYQAEGTLGRQVQRGLREIPLVGEGGKTEVVNVNMEVHTIDGFSGHADRRELISYIARLRPRPERVITVHGEAHKCLDLSTSIHKKFGLSTRAPNNLDAIRLK; this is translated from the coding sequence TTCGAGGGTCCCGAGCTGGTCATATACGTCAGGAACCCGGAGGCCATAATGCGGGACGGGGAGCTGATAAAGAACCTCGCCAAGGTTCTCAAAAAGCGCATAAGCGTCCGCCCCGACCCGGATGTTCTCCTTCCGCCAGAAAAGGCGGAGGACATGATAAAGACCCTGGTTCCCGCCGAGGCGGAGATAACCAACATAAGCTTTGACCCGTCCGTCGGTGAGGTCATCATAGAGGCCAAGAAGCCGGGTCTGGTTATCGGGAAGAACGGCGAAACCCTGAGGCTCATAACCCAGAAGGTTCACTGGGCGCCGAGGGTCGTCAGAACCCCTCCGCTCCAGAGCCAGACCATCTACTCGATAAGGCAGATACTCCAGGCGGAGGCGAAGGACAGGAGGAAGTTCCTCCGCCAGGCGGGCAGGAACATATACCGTAAGCCGGAGGTCAAGAGCGATTGGATACGCATAACCGGTCTGGGAGGCTTCCGTGAGGTCGGAAGAAGCGCCCTCCTTGTCCAGACCAACGAGAGCTACGTTCTGGTCGACTTCGGTGTCAACATAGCTGCCCTCCGCGATCCCAAGAAGGCCTTCCCGCACTTCGAGGCCCCGGAGTTCCGCTACGTCCTCGACGCGGGTCTCCTGGATGCCATCATCATAACCCACGCCCACCTTGACCACAGCGGAATGCTGCCCTACCTCTTCCGCTACAAGCTCTTCGACGGGCCGATATACACAACTCCTCCGACCCGGGATTTGATGGTTCTTCTCCAGCAGGACTTCATCGAGATTCAGAAGATGAACGGCGTTGAACCTCTCTACCGGCCCAGGGACATCAAGGAGGTCATCAAACACACCATAACCCTCGACTACGGTGAGGTCCGCGACATCGCTCCCGACATGCGTCTGACACTCCACAACGCCGGCCACATACTTGGCTCCTCGATAGTCCACCTCCACATAGGCAACGGCCTCCACAACATAGCCATAACCGGCGACTTCAAGTTCATCCCCACGAGGCTCTTCGAGCCGGCCGTCAGCAGGTTCCCGCGCCTTGAAACCCTCGTCATGGAGTCCACCTACGGTGGAAGCAACGACTACCAGATGCCCAGGGAGGAGGCGGAGAAGAGGCTCATAGAGGTTATCCACCAGACCATCAGGCGCGGCGGAAAGGTGCTCATTCCGGCCATGGCCGTCGGTAGGGCGCAGGAGATAATGATGGTGCTCGAGGAGTACGCCAGGATAGGCGGCCTTGAGGTTCCGATTTACCTGGACGGCATGATATGGGAGGCGACTGCCATACACACTGCCTATCCGGAGTACCTCAGCAGGCACCTGCGCGAGCAGATATTCCACGAGGGCTACAACCCGTTCCTCAATCCGATATTCAAGAGCGTAGCCAACTCACGCGAGAGGCAGGACATCATAGACTCCGGCGAGCCGGCCATAATAATAGCCACCTCGGGCATGCTCGTCGGCGGACCGAGCGTCGAGTACTTCAAGCAGCTCGCCTCGGATCCAAAGAACAGCATGGTCTTCGTGAGCTACCAGGCGGAGGGAACCCTCGGAAGGCAGGTGCAGCGCGGCCTCCGCGAGATACCGCTCGTCGGAGAGGGCGGAAAGACCGAGGTGGTCAACGTCAACATGGAGGTTCACACCATAGACGGCTTCTCCGGTCACGCCGACAGGAGGGAGCTCATAAGCTACATCGCGAGGCTCAGGCCCAGGCCGGAGCGCGTCATAACCGTCCACGGCGAGGCCCACAAGTGCCTCGACCTCAGCACGAGCATACACAAGAAGTTCGGCCTCTCAACGAGGGCCCCCAACAACCTCGACGCCATAAGGCTCAAGTGA
- a CDS encoding pyridoxal-phosphate dependent enzyme, whose protein sequence is MKVRCPGCGRLYSSLIPPGCSCGERLEISYDYEKVDPSGWRNRELGVWRYRELLPDVPEVVSLREGGTPLIRAKLGRELGLSVFIKDETRNPTGSFRDRLATVAVSHGMPHAENGFVVASNGNAAASLAAYAARAGRSAYTVVPKLVEQGKLNQIVALGAKIIRYGESVDEGISYAEGLAEGKGLYNVTPESNLIGLEGQKTLAFELWEDLNPTHVVVPTGSGSNLYSIYKGFMELIEVGAIDEMPKLIAVQAEKCSPIASEVLGVEPRAEPTKALALYVKSPVMKELALEAIHASGGTAVLVGEDELDLGQRLLAREGIFAEYASSVIVPALLKLAEEGYFERDDRIALIVTSSGLKGHYSESREKFSVGGTKLEILKLLSGGSMYGYEVWEALEKPLRYQAVYQHLRELESMGLIEETHRRGRRVYYGLTERGRRFLETMG, encoded by the coding sequence ATGAAGGTCCGCTGTCCGGGCTGCGGGCGCCTCTATTCTTCCCTTATTCCCCCCGGGTGCTCCTGCGGTGAGCGTCTGGAGATATCCTACGATTACGAGAAAGTTGACCCGTCCGGGTGGCGGAACCGTGAACTCGGCGTCTGGAGATACAGGGAGCTTCTGCCGGACGTCCCCGAGGTCGTGAGCCTTCGGGAGGGGGGCACGCCCCTCATAAGGGCCAAACTCGGCCGCGAGCTTGGACTCAGCGTCTTCATCAAGGACGAGACCCGGAACCCCACCGGCTCCTTCAGGGACCGGCTCGCGACAGTCGCCGTCTCCCATGGCATGCCCCACGCAGAAAACGGCTTTGTGGTTGCCAGCAATGGGAACGCCGCTGCGTCCCTTGCCGCGTACGCTGCGAGGGCCGGCAGGTCCGCCTACACCGTCGTGCCGAAGCTCGTGGAGCAGGGCAAGCTCAATCAGATAGTGGCCCTCGGGGCGAAGATCATACGATACGGGGAGAGCGTGGACGAGGGCATAAGCTACGCGGAGGGGCTCGCGGAGGGCAAGGGGCTCTACAACGTCACCCCCGAGAGCAACCTCATCGGCCTGGAGGGTCAGAAGACGCTGGCCTTTGAGCTGTGGGAGGATCTGAATCCCACGCACGTGGTAGTCCCGACAGGGAGCGGCAGCAACCTTTACAGCATCTACAAAGGCTTTATGGAGCTCATTGAGGTGGGTGCGATTGACGAGATGCCGAAGCTGATCGCCGTTCAGGCCGAGAAGTGCTCGCCTATAGCGAGCGAGGTGCTGGGGGTCGAACCCCGGGCCGAGCCGACCAAGGCGCTGGCCCTCTACGTCAAGAGCCCCGTCATGAAAGAGCTCGCCCTTGAGGCTATACACGCCAGCGGGGGAACGGCGGTTCTCGTCGGTGAGGACGAGCTTGACCTGGGGCAGCGGCTCCTTGCACGTGAAGGGATATTCGCGGAGTACGCCTCCTCGGTTATCGTTCCGGCACTCCTCAAACTCGCTGAGGAGGGTTATTTCGAACGTGACGATAGGATAGCCCTTATAGTGACAAGTTCGGGCCTCAAGGGGCATTATTCAGAGAGCAGGGAGAAGTTCAGCGTCGGCGGAACCAAGCTCGAGATACTGAAGCTGCTGAGCGGGGGGAGCATGTACGGCTATGAGGTGTGGGAGGCGCTGGAGAAGCCTCTCAGGTACCAGGCAGTTTACCAGCACCTTCGCGAACTCGAGAGCATGGGGCTTATCGAGGAGACCCACAGAAGGGGAAGACGGGTCTATTACGGGCTGACGGAGAGGGGCAGGAGGTTCCTTGAGACCATGGGGTAG